Proteins found in one Maridesulfovibrio sp. genomic segment:
- the dnaX gene encoding DNA polymerase III subunit gamma/tau encodes MSTSNLTAKYRPQTFGEVAGQNAVKTILSRAAAQDKVAPAYLFSGTRGVGKTTIARIFAKALNCKNAPTAEPCNECENCRQITAGVGVDVVEIDAASHGKVDDARRLKEDIGYAPIEFRYKVFIIDEAHMLTVQAFNALLKTLEEPPPHATFIMATTETHKFPATIISRCQHYAFKMLTNDELTSHLTSILGMEKIEFEQGAVDLIAKRGAGSVRDSMSLLGQVLALGSDKLLEEDVRSILGLAGKDVFFSLMQAIHERDLVLVGDTVQQVLGRGLDLGFFIRELGNCWRNMFLLNQSGERAIPLLGLSSEEAAEFMKWAQTFDRSFIHACWQMTVDGQRKVMTSLEPAMALELLLLNMASLSDLISMERAGALAASAPRSQSAPTAPVNRQARQNAAPNQPPAGQPSGANSGVSGQTPPWQGGGQQSMQTPPPVQQQVPPQNQGMAPQGAGANGRPMGRTESGASAGSRSKSDAGADDSSLPDRAETESFSDLNPPVPESEISESQSVPPLEHVPEPAPVKPSFPAAVSGPRDFEGFLKYVEDSGNASISGLNKCQGEFVDGKIILTCANSFHKGQVAGRETRGVIERLVSEYFGPDAELKIEVSKKGKRKSRQEIRDEVEAHPDVQRVMESFGASIIAIDPRKDV; translated from the coding sequence ATGAGTACATCGAATCTGACAGCAAAATATCGTCCGCAGACTTTTGGTGAAGTCGCCGGACAGAATGCAGTCAAAACTATCCTTTCCCGTGCTGCGGCTCAGGATAAGGTCGCTCCCGCGTATCTTTTCAGTGGAACACGCGGAGTAGGTAAAACCACCATCGCCAGAATTTTCGCCAAGGCGCTAAACTGTAAAAATGCACCGACTGCCGAACCATGCAATGAGTGCGAAAATTGCCGCCAGATCACAGCCGGGGTCGGTGTGGATGTGGTTGAGATCGACGCTGCTTCTCATGGTAAGGTCGATGACGCACGTCGTCTTAAAGAAGACATCGGCTACGCGCCCATTGAATTCCGTTATAAGGTTTTTATCATCGATGAAGCGCATATGCTCACCGTGCAGGCTTTTAACGCCCTGCTGAAAACTCTGGAAGAGCCACCGCCGCACGCTACATTTATCATGGCGACCACGGAGACTCATAAGTTCCCGGCCACCATCATCAGCCGCTGCCAGCATTATGCATTCAAGATGCTCACTAATGACGAGCTTACATCCCATCTCACCAGTATTCTGGGTATGGAAAAAATTGAATTCGAGCAGGGCGCGGTTGATCTTATCGCAAAACGCGGTGCGGGCAGTGTTCGTGATTCCATGTCCCTGCTGGGGCAGGTGCTGGCTCTCGGAAGTGATAAACTTCTGGAAGAAGATGTCCGTTCCATCCTCGGTCTTGCCGGGAAAGATGTTTTCTTTTCGCTTATGCAGGCTATTCATGAACGTGATCTGGTTTTAGTAGGCGATACCGTGCAGCAAGTGCTCGGACGCGGGCTGGATCTGGGATTTTTCATCCGCGAGCTTGGAAATTGCTGGCGGAATATGTTCCTGCTTAACCAGTCCGGTGAACGGGCAATCCCGCTGCTTGGCCTTTCTTCTGAAGAAGCAGCCGAGTTCATGAAATGGGCACAGACTTTTGACCGTTCGTTTATCCATGCCTGCTGGCAGATGACGGTGGACGGACAGCGAAAGGTTATGACCAGCCTTGAACCTGCAATGGCTCTGGAACTTTTGCTGCTTAATATGGCCAGCCTTTCCGATCTTATTTCCATGGAACGGGCCGGAGCACTCGCTGCATCCGCGCCGCGTTCTCAGTCTGCTCCTACTGCTCCTGTCAATCGGCAAGCCCGGCAGAATGCCGCGCCGAATCAACCTCCGGCTGGTCAGCCATCCGGTGCAAATTCAGGAGTAAGCGGTCAGACACCACCGTGGCAAGGGGGCGGGCAGCAGTCCATGCAGACGCCACCTCCGGTTCAGCAGCAGGTTCCGCCTCAGAATCAGGGCATGGCTCCTCAGGGAGCGGGTGCTAATGGCCGTCCCATGGGCAGAACTGAGTCCGGGGCATCTGCCGGCAGCAGGTCCAAAAGTGATGCCGGGGCTGATGATTCATCCCTCCCTGACCGGGCAGAAACAGAATCCTTTTCCGACCTGAACCCTCCGGTTCCAGAATCTGAAATCAGTGAATCGCAATCAGTGCCGCCGTTGGAGCATGTTCCTGAACCTGCTCCGGTAAAGCCTTCATTTCCGGCTGCTGTAAGTGGGCCTCGCGATTTCGAGGGCTTTCTAAAATATGTTGAGGACAGCGGAAATGCTTCTATTTCAGGTCTGAATAAATGTCAGGGTGAGTTTGTTGATGGAAAAATTATACTGACATGCGCCAATTCTTTCCATAAGGGACAGGTTGCCGGGCGTGAGACCCGTGGTGTTATCGAGCGCCTTGTTTCAGAATATTTCGGTCCGGACGCTGAACTTAAAATTGAAGTCAGTAAGAAGGGCAAACGCAAGAGCAGGCAGGAAATCCGAGATGAGGTGGAAGCCCATCCGGATGTGCAAAGGGTGATGGAATCCTTCGGGGCTAGCATTATTGCCATTGATCCCCGTAAGGATGTGTAA
- a CDS encoding YbaB/EbfC family nucleoid-associated protein, which produces MKGMNDLVRQAQVMQRKMTALQEELKTREVESSAGGGMVNVKVNGSSEVLEIKIDPTIVESGDVEMIQDLVLAAVNDANKKAKAMMESEMSAITGGMNIPGMF; this is translated from the coding sequence ATGAAAGGTATGAACGATCTCGTACGTCAGGCTCAGGTTATGCAGCGCAAAATGACTGCTTTGCAGGAAGAACTCAAAACACGTGAAGTGGAAAGTTCCGCCGGTGGCGGAATGGTTAACGTGAAAGTTAACGGTTCCTCTGAAGTGCTTGAAATCAAGATTGATCCTACTATCGTTGAATCCGGTGACGTGGAAATGATTCAGGACCTCGTTCTCGCCGCTGTTAACGATGCCAACAAAAAAGCCAAAGCCATGATGGAATCAGAAATGTCCGCCATCACCGGTGGTATGAACATCCCCGGCATGTTCTAA
- the recR gene encoding recombination mediator RecR, with protein MENLPEPLRVVAQELAKLPGLGPKSALRIALTMLKMPREKVTGIGQSVIDLREKLCICEQCASITDTCPCKICSDPKREHDKLCLVSEWDSLLAIEEMGLYRGYYLVLGGLLSPLDGVTPQQLEFQKLEERLATGEVKELILALGATVDAEATASFIKNMIENKFPEVSLSRLAQGIPIGSEVKYTDKETLRQSLEYRQKL; from the coding sequence ATGGAAAATTTACCTGAGCCGCTACGGGTTGTAGCCCAAGAGCTTGCAAAGTTACCGGGGCTTGGCCCCAAATCAGCACTTCGCATTGCGCTGACCATGCTCAAAATGCCTAGAGAGAAGGTTACGGGCATAGGACAGAGCGTGATTGATCTGCGTGAGAAGCTTTGCATCTGTGAACAATGCGCCAGCATTACTGATACCTGCCCGTGTAAAATATGTTCCGATCCCAAGCGCGAGCACGATAAGCTTTGTCTTGTTTCGGAATGGGATTCCCTGCTGGCTATTGAAGAAATGGGGCTTTATCGTGGGTATTATCTGGTGCTCGGCGGACTGCTATCTCCGCTGGACGGAGTGACTCCGCAGCAGCTTGAGTTTCAAAAGCTGGAAGAGCGTCTTGCCACAGGCGAAGTAAAAGAACTCATCCTTGCGCTTGGGGCAACTGTTGACGCCGAAGCGACTGCCTCATTTATTAAGAACATGATTGAAAATAAATTTCCTGAAGTTTCACTTTCCCGCTTGGCTCAGGGCATCCCCATCGGATCGGAAGTAAAGTATACTGACAAAGAAACGCTCCGGCAGTCTTTGGAATACCGCCAGAAGCTGTAG
- a CDS encoding ATP-dependent RecD-like DNA helicase → MSDILTGEVRTVVYHNEENGYIVARVSSKDEPSQITVVGVLGSLTPGESVELHGRWKQHPKFGRQFEADFYERVRPATEAGVIRFLKSSSIKGVGESIATDMVKEFGIEVLDILDDEPEKLLKIKGISKKKLEDIKESWSSQREIKNLILFLHTHEVPPTYAAKIFNLYGAQAVTKISENPYELAYEIRGIGFKTADNMALKLGFAADSPQRIEAAIVYSLFSVSERGGHMFSPKAKLVEDVAKMLGGVDLELITDGIYSLEERKRVRVENLPEQDIDEAVFLMHFYRFEREICKRLHGLVSHPSPVSQEKVEKALPEVEAELGFELSGEQREAVLEACINKFFIITGGPGTGKTTITRAVVMTLKELGLKIKLAAPTGRAAKRLSEATGRQASTIHRMLQFTPDSGGFYYNEDQKLKADVLVVDEASMLDAQLCLAVLRAVPLTCRVIFVGDVNQLPSVGPGNVLSDLLKSGKVPSAVLNHIFRQAQESYIVVNAHRINDGEFPLGHPEEAPQADFFWIPQESPLKVQEMIAQTVCERIPERYGLDPMTDVQVLTPMHKGDVGTQKLNALLQERLNPGNGKGLKRGFVEYRVGDRVLQLRNNYDKEVFNGDLGRVMYINTEDNELTAEFDGNIVHYELSELDELTLAYAVSVHKSQGSEYPAVVMPIVSQHYLLLQRNLLYTGLTRARKLAVLIGSKRAFHIGLNNVTAGKRFTNLRHRIKQIFDENLL, encoded by the coding sequence ATGTCGGATATTTTAACGGGTGAAGTCCGTACAGTTGTTTATCATAACGAGGAAAACGGTTACATCGTAGCCCGTGTATCATCCAAAGATGAGCCTTCACAGATCACTGTTGTGGGAGTGCTGGGATCACTGACTCCCGGAGAGTCGGTGGAACTGCATGGACGCTGGAAACAGCATCCGAAATTCGGCCGTCAGTTCGAGGCTGATTTTTATGAGCGGGTCCGTCCGGCAACTGAAGCCGGGGTTATCCGGTTTTTGAAATCTTCATCCATCAAAGGTGTGGGGGAGTCCATCGCAACAGACATGGTCAAGGAATTCGGCATAGAAGTGCTGGATATACTTGATGATGAACCGGAAAAGCTGCTTAAAATCAAAGGTATTTCCAAGAAAAAGCTGGAAGATATTAAAGAGTCATGGTCCTCTCAGCGTGAGATTAAGAACCTGATTTTATTTTTGCACACTCACGAAGTTCCTCCTACTTACGCGGCTAAAATATTTAATCTTTACGGCGCGCAGGCTGTCACCAAAATCAGCGAAAATCCGTATGAGCTGGCTTATGAAATACGCGGTATAGGTTTTAAGACCGCGGACAACATGGCTCTTAAGCTGGGCTTTGCGGCCGATTCTCCGCAACGGATTGAGGCGGCCATCGTTTACTCTTTGTTTTCGGTAAGCGAGCGGGGTGGGCATATGTTTTCTCCAAAGGCGAAGCTTGTTGAAGATGTAGCCAAGATGCTCGGCGGCGTTGATCTTGAACTCATTACTGACGGCATCTATTCACTCGAAGAACGCAAACGGGTCCGGGTGGAAAATCTTCCGGAGCAGGATATAGATGAAGCGGTTTTCCTGATGCATTTTTACCGTTTTGAGCGGGAAATATGCAAACGGCTGCATGGACTCGTCAGTCATCCTTCTCCGGTAAGTCAGGAAAAGGTGGAAAAGGCCCTGCCTGAAGTTGAAGCTGAACTCGGATTTGAGCTTTCGGGTGAACAGCGCGAGGCCGTCTTAGAAGCCTGTATTAATAAATTTTTCATTATCACCGGTGGGCCGGGTACAGGTAAAACCACCATCACCCGCGCCGTGGTCATGACCTTGAAAGAGCTGGGGCTTAAGATCAAGCTTGCCGCTCCGACTGGAAGGGCGGCCAAACGCTTATCTGAGGCAACCGGGCGACAGGCTTCCACCATCCATCGCATGTTGCAGTTTACTCCGGACAGCGGCGGTTTTTATTACAATGAAGATCAGAAGCTCAAGGCTGATGTGCTGGTCGTGGACGAGGCTTCCATGCTCGATGCCCAGCTTTGCCTTGCTGTACTGCGCGCAGTCCCTTTGACCTGCCGGGTGATTTTCGTCGGCGATGTAAATCAGCTTCCGTCCGTCGGGCCGGGTAACGTGCTTTCTGATCTTTTGAAGAGCGGAAAGGTTCCAAGTGCCGTATTGAATCATATTTTTCGTCAGGCTCAGGAAAGCTATATCGTAGTCAATGCTCACCGCATTAATGACGGCGAATTCCCGCTCGGACATCCCGAAGAGGCTCCGCAGGCGGACTTTTTCTGGATTCCGCAGGAGTCTCCGCTGAAAGTGCAGGAGATGATCGCCCAGACTGTCTGCGAAAGAATCCCTGAGCGGTACGGCCTTGATCCCATGACTGACGTGCAGGTTCTTACTCCCATGCATAAGGGTGATGTTGGAACTCAGAAATTGAATGCCTTGCTGCAGGAAAGGCTTAATCCCGGTAATGGTAAAGGGCTCAAGCGCGGCTTTGTGGAATATCGTGTCGGGGACCGGGTTTTACAGCTTCGCAACAACTACGACAAAGAAGTCTTTAACGGAGACCTCGGTCGGGTTATGTATATTAATACCGAGGATAATGAGCTTACCGCCGAATTTGACGGCAACATAGTGCATTACGAGCTTTCAGAACTGGATGAGCTGACCCTTGCCTACGCGGTCAGTGTGCATAAGTCTCAGGGCAGCGAATATCCGGCGGTGGTTATGCCGATTGTTTCCCAGCATTACCTGCTATTGCAACGGAATCTGCTTTATACCGGGCTTACAAGGGCCCGTAAGCTGGCAGTTCTCATCGGCAGTAAACGTGCCTTTCACATCGGTTTGAACAACGTAACTGCGGGCAAACGGTTTACCAATCTTCGTCATCGCATCAAGCAGATCTTTGACGAGAATTTATTATAA
- a CDS encoding bifunctional diguanylate cyclase/phosphodiesterase — MLQLLKKKTTDFSGAHEEQLRIIEGPGIGSLIQNVGRLNILYFAVQDFPTLSAMYGPEWSNQLESELREAITKEGMKTLQHDDFHIFSFNSGEFFFLDPTDSMNNFSLQELAYQFKVTIENGLKSDQISRTGNSITINSGHSSFQAEQTNDKLWSGFLSAMGKARLEAQKSADISKLELSNEFNDIITSSDVRCHYQPIVNLNDKSIHGWEALARGPRNSPFRSPLTLFDMAEKIGKLFQLEKISREAAIRAFGEHSPQHKLFLNIHPRTIVDPNFTPGQTRILLDKWGLKPGNIVFEITERHSVKDFLTFRKTLDHYRNQGYMVAIDDAGTGYSGLTSIAEIKPDYIKLDKSFVDNIETNHVNRALIETFTDFAEKIGAKLLVEGIETQEQARTVTDMGVHLAQGYFFAKPQREKPQLTEKALTMRHNSDIFSNTASYGIPVKNLVNKVDSVESDIPVPIVQQKFKDTHALNSVVVVKNDYPCGLVMEYNLNKHLSGKYGVALYSNKPISSVMDESPLIVDFETTVEKVSQKAMARPRKNAYDDVIVTWKDKLMGTVSVQKLLDTLAHVQVEMAKGTNPLSGLPGNLDIEKEIDRRMKMNKMYSIIYADLDNFKVYNDTYGFKNGDKIILQISNIISWAGKKHGACDDFVGHIGGDDFVMVTNPDKAERICKSITRIFKRLVKKNYNEHDAANGWMEGRGRDGSISTFPLVSVSLAILDCEPDQNLMKIGEQAASLKKWAKSIEGNCWVRERRKR; from the coding sequence ATGCTGCAATTATTGAAAAAAAAGACAACAGATTTTTCCGGTGCGCATGAAGAACAACTGAGAATCATCGAAGGGCCTGGAATCGGGAGTCTGATTCAAAACGTCGGTCGGCTGAACATTTTATATTTTGCTGTTCAGGATTTCCCGACTCTATCAGCCATGTATGGCCCTGAATGGTCGAATCAACTTGAATCAGAGCTACGCGAGGCCATTACAAAAGAAGGGATGAAAACTCTGCAACATGACGATTTCCATATATTTTCATTTAATTCCGGAGAATTCTTCTTTCTGGACCCCACGGACAGCATGAATAATTTTTCCCTGCAGGAGCTTGCCTACCAATTTAAAGTCACTATTGAAAACGGGCTGAAAAGCGACCAGATAAGCCGCACCGGAAACAGCATCACCATAAACAGCGGACACTCATCATTTCAGGCTGAACAAACAAACGACAAACTCTGGTCCGGATTCCTTTCCGCCATGGGTAAAGCACGCCTTGAGGCTCAAAAAAGCGCGGATATTTCAAAACTCGAACTCAGCAACGAATTCAACGACATCATCACCAGTTCCGATGTACGCTGCCATTACCAACCAATTGTTAATTTAAATGATAAGTCCATCCACGGCTGGGAAGCTCTGGCCAGAGGGCCACGCAACTCCCCTTTCCGCTCACCGCTTACCCTCTTTGATATGGCGGAGAAGATCGGCAAGCTATTCCAACTTGAAAAGATCAGCCGCGAAGCAGCAATCAGGGCTTTCGGGGAGCATTCGCCGCAGCATAAGCTCTTCCTGAACATTCATCCCCGCACTATAGTCGACCCCAACTTTACTCCCGGTCAGACCAGAATTTTACTCGATAAATGGGGACTTAAACCCGGAAATATTGTTTTTGAAATCACTGAAAGACACAGTGTTAAAGATTTCCTGACCTTCCGCAAAACGCTGGATCACTATCGTAACCAGGGATATATGGTGGCAATCGACGACGCCGGTACTGGGTATTCCGGACTTACCTCTATCGCTGAGATCAAACCGGATTACATAAAGCTGGATAAATCCTTTGTGGACAACATCGAAACCAATCATGTCAATCGCGCGTTGATTGAAACATTTACAGACTTTGCGGAAAAGATAGGCGCTAAATTACTTGTGGAAGGCATAGAGACTCAGGAGCAGGCACGCACAGTCACTGACATGGGAGTGCATCTGGCACAGGGGTATTTCTTCGCAAAACCGCAACGGGAAAAGCCGCAACTAACGGAAAAAGCACTGACCATGCGCCACAATTCCGATATTTTTTCAAACACCGCGAGCTATGGAATCCCAGTAAAGAATCTTGTCAATAAGGTTGATTCCGTTGAATCAGACATCCCGGTGCCCATCGTGCAGCAAAAATTCAAGGACACCCACGCCCTGAACAGCGTTGTAGTGGTCAAAAACGATTATCCCTGCGGTCTGGTCATGGAATACAATCTTAACAAGCACCTCTCCGGCAAATACGGTGTGGCTCTTTATTCCAACAAACCAATATCATCCGTCATGGATGAATCCCCGCTCATAGTTGATTTTGAAACCACCGTGGAAAAAGTATCTCAGAAAGCCATGGCCCGTCCCAGAAAAAATGCCTACGATGATGTTATAGTCACTTGGAAAGATAAGCTGATGGGTACGGTTTCAGTACAGAAGCTACTGGACACGCTTGCCCATGTACAGGTGGAAATGGCCAAAGGGACCAACCCGCTAAGCGGACTGCCGGGCAATCTCGATATTGAAAAAGAAATCGACCGGCGCATGAAAATGAACAAAATGTATAGCATTATATATGCTGATCTGGATAACTTCAAAGTATACAACGATACCTACGGATTCAAAAACGGCGACAAGATTATCCTTCAGATCAGCAATATAATATCCTGGGCCGGCAAAAAACATGGAGCTTGTGATGATTTTGTAGGGCACATCGGCGGTGATGACTTTGTAATGGTCACGAATCCTGACAAAGCAGAGCGTATATGCAAGTCGATAACCCGCATTTTCAAAAGGCTTGTTAAGAAAAATTACAATGAACATGATGCAGCAAACGGCTGGATGGAAGGCAGAGGACGGGACGGATCAATTTCCACTTTTCCGCTGGTTTCCGTTTCTCTGGCTATCCTCGACTGCGAACCGGACCAGAACCTGATGAAAATAGGGGAGCAGGCAGCATCCCTGAAAAAATGGGCAAAATCCATCGAAGGCAACTGCTGGGTCCGGGAAAGACGCAAAAGGTAA
- a CDS encoding ABC transporter ATP-binding protein gives MIKIEKLNVELPKFGLQDIDLHIAEGDFFTLLGPTGSGKSVLLETIAGLVPISSGSIKISGTEIAHLPPEKRKLSIVYQDYALFPHLSVLENIIFGARYKGIEPQKATRKASELAEKLNISQLLSRTPQHLSGGERQRAAIARALLVNPSVLLLDEPLSALDPAFRQEVQDLLKDLHRDTGITFVMVTHDFDEALYLSTNGAIIKNGQLIRKGRIRDIFNSPGSKFVAGFVGMTNIHPCSHTKDSVKLGGLTLSYTGQRTATEKYLAFRPEEVMLGSEIGENHKQNSFYATIKGITAGGFHARVTLNYDGMEIYALVPRKMISNGELEPGVSIKTAIPEQSLHLF, from the coding sequence ATGATTAAAATTGAAAAATTAAATGTTGAACTGCCCAAATTCGGTCTGCAAGACATCGATCTGCACATTGCAGAGGGTGATTTTTTCACCCTGCTCGGCCCGACCGGCTCCGGTAAATCTGTACTTCTGGAAACTATCGCCGGACTGGTCCCGATTTCTTCCGGGTCCATCAAAATTTCAGGCACCGAGATTGCCCACCTGCCCCCTGAAAAAAGAAAGCTGTCCATAGTCTATCAGGATTACGCCCTGTTCCCGCACCTAAGTGTATTGGAAAACATAATCTTCGGCGCCAGGTATAAAGGAATAGAACCCCAAAAGGCGACTCGCAAGGCGTCTGAACTGGCGGAAAAACTCAACATTTCTCAGCTACTTTCCCGCACGCCGCAACACCTTTCCGGCGGGGAGCGCCAAAGAGCGGCCATCGCCCGGGCACTGCTGGTCAATCCTTCCGTGCTGCTGCTTGATGAACCGCTTTCCGCACTGGACCCGGCTTTCAGGCAGGAAGTGCAGGATCTGCTTAAAGATCTTCATCGCGATACCGGGATTACGTTTGTCATGGTCACCCACGACTTTGATGAAGCCCTCTACCTTTCCACCAACGGAGCTATAATCAAAAACGGGCAGTTGATTCGCAAAGGCAGAATCCGCGATATTTTCAATTCTCCCGGCTCAAAATTCGTAGCCGGATTCGTAGGAATGACGAACATCCACCCCTGTAGTCATACCAAAGACAGCGTAAAGCTAGGTGGGTTAACACTCAGTTATACAGGCCAGAGAACCGCGACAGAAAAGTATCTGGCCTTTCGACCGGAAGAGGTTATGCTGGGGAGTGAAATCGGTGAAAATCACAAACAGAATAGTTTTTACGCCACCATTAAAGGTATCACAGCCGGTGGATTTCATGCCAGGGTAACCCTTAATTATGACGGCATGGAAATCTATGCTCTCGTGCCGCGAAAAATGATCAGCAACGGAGAACTGGAACCGGGCGTATCAATTAAAACGGCAATACCGGAGCAGAGTCTGCACCTATTTTAA
- a CDS encoding ABC transporter permease, which produces MRKFHKTSVSGIISTILVLGFILVPLSQLILGSSYDELFQTIMDQDVRAAITRSMLCAGLAALISFAIGTPFAFLLARKDFKGKGLIESIIDIPIMIPHPVIGIALLSIAGRNHWIGQILIDAGIRIMGTNTGIVAVLVFVGLPFYLNAARDGFENVPERLEKAARTLGASPSQTFFRVTLPLAWRSLLTGMIMCMARALSEFGAVVIVAYHPMIAPVLMYERFTAYGLAYSRPVAIWLIFLSLVLFAALRLLSRGLGSRES; this is translated from the coding sequence ATGAGAAAATTTCATAAAACATCGGTAAGCGGCATAATCTCGACCATACTGGTCCTCGGCTTCATTCTGGTTCCGCTGAGCCAGCTGATTCTCGGCTCCAGCTATGATGAATTGTTCCAGACAATCATGGATCAGGATGTACGCGCGGCAATTACACGCAGCATGCTCTGCGCCGGACTGGCGGCACTGATATCCTTTGCTATCGGTACTCCTTTCGCCTTCCTGCTGGCCCGCAAGGATTTCAAGGGCAAAGGATTAATCGAATCCATCATCGACATTCCGATCATGATTCCGCACCCGGTCATAGGTATCGCACTGCTGTCCATCGCGGGCCGTAACCATTGGATCGGCCAGATTCTTATTGATGCCGGCATCCGCATCATGGGAACCAATACCGGTATTGTGGCAGTGCTGGTCTTCGTGGGGCTGCCCTTTTATCTTAACGCCGCCAGAGATGGTTTTGAAAACGTGCCTGAAAGGCTGGAAAAGGCGGCACGCACACTGGGGGCATCCCCATCACAGACTTTTTTCAGAGTCACCCTGCCGCTGGCGTGGCGCTCGCTGCTGACCGGAATGATCATGTGCATGGCCCGTGCGCTAAGTGAATTCGGCGCGGTGGTCATTGTGGCCTACCACCCCATGATCGCACCGGTCCTCATGTATGAGCGTTTTACCGCTTACGGGCTTGCATACTCCCGCCCGGTGGCAATCTGGCTTATCTTCCTATCACTAGTACTTTTCGCGGCACTGCGACTTCTTTCACGCGGACTGGGGAGTAGAGAATCATGA
- the wtpA gene encoding tungstate ABC transporter substrate-binding protein WtpA, which translates to MRLIFVGLMVVMLSLVFAIPSFAADKISGDVIMFHAGSLSVPLAKMEKEFEAMHPGVDIKREAGGSTKMARMISEVGKPADIMASADYVVIDKNLIPKYADFNIRFATNQLVLCYTDESKFASEINADNWYEILTKPGVVWGYSDPNIDPCGYRSVMVMQLAEKFYGKKGLYNKLISHRKKEWVRPKSVELISLLKTGNMDYAWEYLSVAVQHGLKYVTLNKHINLSDYKYNNFYKQAKVTVSGKKPGTTIERTGKSITYGITELKDAPNKAAATAFMAYMLSPEGGLKILKEMGQPPFVPAIVPDEAMIKKMPAELQKLVKEKK; encoded by the coding sequence ATGCGTTTAATTTTTGTAGGACTGATGGTCGTTATGCTTTCGCTGGTTTTCGCTATTCCGTCTTTTGCTGCGGATAAAATCAGCGGCGATGTTATTATGTTCCATGCCGGCAGCCTTTCTGTCCCGCTCGCCAAGATGGAAAAAGAATTTGAAGCCATGCACCCGGGTGTTGATATCAAACGAGAAGCAGGCGGCTCTACAAAAATGGCCCGCATGATCTCTGAAGTAGGTAAACCCGCAGACATCATGGCGTCCGCGGACTACGTGGTTATCGACAAAAACCTGATCCCCAAATACGCGGACTTCAACATCCGTTTTGCTACAAACCAGCTGGTGCTCTGCTACACAGACGAATCCAAATTCGCATCGGAAATAAACGCCGACAACTGGTACGAAATCCTCACCAAGCCCGGCGTTGTGTGGGGCTATTCCGATCCCAACATCGACCCTTGCGGATACCGCAGTGTTATGGTCATGCAGCTTGCTGAAAAATTTTACGGTAAAAAAGGTCTGTATAATAAGCTGATCTCTCATCGTAAAAAAGAATGGGTCCGCCCTAAATCAGTTGAACTTATTTCCCTGCTCAAAACCGGAAATATGGACTACGCATGGGAATATCTCTCCGTGGCAGTTCAGCACGGCTTGAAGTATGTAACCCTTAATAAACACATCAATCTTTCCGATTACAAATACAACAACTTCTACAAGCAGGCGAAAGTTACCGTCAGCGGAAAGAAACCCGGCACCACCATTGAGCGCACCGGTAAATCCATCACTTACGGTATCACTGAGCTTAAAGATGCTCCCAACAAGGCCGCTGCAACAGCTTTCATGGCCTACATGCTCTCCCCTGAAGGCGGTCTTAAAATCCTGAAAGAAATGGGCCAGCCTCCCTTTGTTCCAGCTATCGTTCCTGACGAAGCGATGATCAAAAAGATGCCTGCCGAACTTCAGAAACTCGTTAAGGAAAAAAAATAA